The following proteins are co-located in the Anoplopoma fimbria isolate UVic2021 breed Golden Eagle Sablefish chromosome 18, Afim_UVic_2022, whole genome shotgun sequence genome:
- the batf gene encoding basic leucine zipper transcriptional factor ATF-like isoform X1, with the protein MISVIFAFSGPGNLSLSPSLSLSVCHLMFMSPHTKLTVDMCVFFLNQSSSDDAKKVMRREKNRIAAQKSRMRQTQKADSLHLESENLEKENAALRKEVKQLTEEAKYLSSVLSSHEPLCTGLAPQTPDLIYPPHHGSYHHQHITVPHYQH; encoded by the exons ATGATCAGTGTGATCTTCGCTTTCTCAGGTCCAggaaacctctctctctctccttctctctctctctcagtttgcCATTTGATGTTTATGTCACCGCACACAAAATTAACTGTCgacatgtgtgttttctttttaaatcagagCTCCTCGGATGATGCAAAGAAGGTGATGCGGAGAGAGAAGAACCGGATCGCTGCTCAGAAGAGCAGGATGAGGCAAACTCAGAAAGCTGACAGCCTGCACTTG GAGAGTGAAAACCTGGAGAAGGAGAACGCTGCCCTGAGGAAGGAGGTGAAGCAGCTGACGGAGGAGGCCAAGTATCTGTCCTCTGTGCTGAGCAGCCACGAACCTCTGTGCACCGGCCTGGCCCCTCAGACCCCCGACCTCATCTACCCTCCTCATCACGGCAGCTACCACCACCAGCACATCACCGTGCCACACTACCAGCACTGA
- the batf gene encoding basic leucine zipper transcriptional factor ATF-like isoform X2 produces the protein MAQGSDSNDTSYKSPSPGSRPSSSDDAKKVMRREKNRIAAQKSRMRQTQKADSLHLESENLEKENAALRKEVKQLTEEAKYLSSVLSSHEPLCTGLAPQTPDLIYPPHHGSYHHQHITVPHYQH, from the exons ATGGCTCAGGGCTCTGACAGCAATGACACAAGTTACAAGTCCCCATCACCTGGAAGCAGGCCG agCTCCTCGGATGATGCAAAGAAGGTGATGCGGAGAGAGAAGAACCGGATCGCTGCTCAGAAGAGCAGGATGAGGCAAACTCAGAAAGCTGACAGCCTGCACTTG GAGAGTGAAAACCTGGAGAAGGAGAACGCTGCCCTGAGGAAGGAGGTGAAGCAGCTGACGGAGGAGGCCAAGTATCTGTCCTCTGTGCTGAGCAGCCACGAACCTCTGTGCACCGGCCTGGCCCCTCAGACCCCCGACCTCATCTACCCTCCTCATCACGGCAGCTACCACCACCAGCACATCACCGTGCCACACTACCAGCACTGA